A part of Variovorax sp. HW608 genomic DNA contains:
- a CDS encoding 3-hydroxyacyl-CoA dehydrogenase/enoyl-CoA hydratase family protein: protein MSRFQVKKVAVLGAGVMGAQIAAHLVNVRVPVVLFDLPAKDATGNVAQGAAKNGIVSRAIDNLKKLKPAPLGDLADAALIEQANYEDDLAKLGECDLVIEAIAERMDWKLDLYKKIAPHVASHAILASNTSGLSITKLSEALPEALKPRFCGIHFFNPPRYMFLVELINTPTTEPQVLDQLEAFVTSTLGKGVVRAHDTPNFIANRVGIAGMLATLKEVEKFGLTQDVVDDLTGKKLGRASSGTFRTADVVGLDTMAHVIKTLQDNLDEKSDPFYPNFATPPVLAKLLELGNLGQKTKAGFFKKAGRDILRFDLAKGEYVPSGEKADEVYGRMLKKPAGERLKLLRESEGAQGQFLWAILRDSFHYAALHLATIAESARDIDFAMRWGFGMKQGPFELWQEAGWKQVATWIQEDIESGKALSSAPLPKWVFEGPVAEAGGVHTPQGSWSASANAFVPQRRLPVHERQLFPESVLGANAPDANQAGTTIQDEGDVRIWTLDGEVLIASIHSKMHAISPDVAEGLSAAVDLAEKDYKGLVIWSPDEMFSVGADLQAMLPAFVVAGIGAVEAAEEELQKVMLKIRYANVPVISAVRGMALGGGCELAIHSAKRVAAMESYIGLVEVGVGLVPGAGGLTYIARRAAENASASTGTDILPFLTEGFTAAAMAKVGTGALDSKKLGYLLESDVIVPNKDELLYVALQQAKAMADAGWRPPLRRQFKVAGRSGAATIKGQLVNMRDGGFISQHDFHIASLIAHVVTGGDVDAGSLVTEEYLMTLERKAFCSLIVHPKTQERIMGMLSTGKPVRN, encoded by the coding sequence ATGTCCAGATTCCAAGTGAAAAAGGTCGCCGTGCTCGGCGCCGGCGTGATGGGCGCGCAGATCGCGGCGCATCTCGTCAACGTGCGCGTGCCGGTCGTGCTGTTCGATTTGCCGGCGAAGGACGCGACAGGCAATGTCGCTCAAGGTGCCGCGAAGAACGGCATCGTGAGTCGCGCGATCGACAACCTCAAGAAGCTCAAGCCCGCACCGCTCGGCGACCTCGCCGATGCCGCGCTGATCGAGCAGGCCAACTACGAAGACGACCTCGCCAAGCTCGGCGAATGCGACCTGGTGATCGAAGCGATCGCCGAACGCATGGACTGGAAGCTCGATCTCTACAAGAAGATCGCGCCGCATGTCGCAAGCCACGCGATCCTGGCTTCGAACACCTCGGGCCTGTCGATCACCAAGCTCAGCGAGGCGCTGCCGGAGGCGCTCAAGCCGCGCTTCTGCGGCATCCACTTCTTCAACCCGCCGCGCTACATGTTCCTGGTCGAGCTGATCAACACGCCGACCACCGAGCCGCAGGTGCTCGACCAGCTCGAAGCCTTCGTGACCAGCACGCTCGGCAAGGGCGTGGTGCGCGCGCACGACACGCCCAACTTCATCGCCAACCGCGTGGGCATCGCCGGCATGCTGGCGACACTGAAGGAAGTCGAGAAGTTCGGCCTCACACAAGACGTGGTGGACGACCTCACCGGCAAGAAGCTCGGCCGCGCGAGCTCGGGCACCTTCCGCACCGCGGACGTGGTCGGCCTCGACACGATGGCCCACGTCATCAAGACCTTGCAGGACAACCTCGACGAGAAGAGCGATCCGTTCTATCCCAACTTCGCGACGCCGCCGGTGCTTGCGAAGCTGCTCGAACTCGGCAACCTCGGCCAGAAGACCAAGGCCGGTTTCTTCAAGAAGGCCGGGCGCGACATCCTGCGCTTCGACTTGGCGAAGGGCGAGTACGTGCCCTCGGGCGAGAAGGCCGACGAGGTCTACGGCCGCATGCTCAAGAAGCCGGCCGGCGAACGCCTGAAGCTGCTGCGCGAGAGCGAAGGCGCGCAAGGGCAGTTCCTGTGGGCGATCCTGCGCGACAGCTTCCACTACGCGGCGCTGCATCTGGCGACCATCGCCGAAAGCGCGCGCGACATCGACTTCGCGATGCGCTGGGGCTTCGGCATGAAGCAGGGCCCGTTCGAGCTCTGGCAGGAAGCCGGCTGGAAGCAGGTCGCGACCTGGATCCAGGAAGACATCGAAAGCGGCAAGGCCCTGTCGAGCGCGCCGCTGCCGAAGTGGGTCTTCGAGGGCCCGGTGGCCGAGGCCGGTGGCGTGCACACGCCGCAGGGCTCGTGGAGCGCATCGGCCAATGCCTTCGTGCCGCAGCGCCGCCTGCCGGTGCACGAGCGCCAGCTCTTCCCCGAAAGCGTGCTCGGCGCGAACGCACCCGACGCGAACCAGGCCGGCACCACGATCCAGGATGAAGGCGACGTGCGCATCTGGACGCTCGATGGCGAAGTGCTGATCGCGAGCATCCACTCGAAGATGCACGCCATCAGCCCCGACGTGGCCGAAGGCCTCTCGGCAGCGGTCGATCTGGCCGAGAAGGACTACAAGGGCCTCGTGATCTGGTCGCCCGACGAGATGTTCTCGGTCGGTGCGGACCTGCAGGCGATGCTGCCGGCCTTCGTCGTTGCCGGTATCGGCGCGGTCGAAGCGGCCGAAGAAGAGCTGCAGAAGGTCATGCTCAAGATCCGCTACGCCAACGTGCCGGTGATCTCCGCCGTGCGCGGCATGGCGCTGGGCGGCGGCTGCGAGCTTGCGATCCATTCCGCGAAGCGCGTTGCGGCGATGGAAAGCTACATCGGCCTCGTCGAAGTCGGCGTGGGGCTGGTCCCCGGCGCGGGCGGCCTGACCTACATCGCACGTCGTGCCGCCGAGAACGCCTCGGCTTCGACCGGCACCGACATCCTTCCTTTCCTCACCGAGGGCTTCACCGCCGCCGCGATGGCAAAGGTTGGCACCGGTGCACTGGATTCGAAGAAGCTCGGCTATCTGCTCGAAAGCGATGTGATCGTTCCGAACAAGGACGAGCTGCTCTATGTCGCGCTGCAGCAGGCCAAGGCGATGGCCGACGCCGGCTGGCGTCCGCCGCTGCGCCGGCAGTTCAAGGTCGCGGGCCGCAGCGGCGCCGCGACCATCAAGGGCCAGCTCGTGAACATGCGCGACGGCGGCTTCATCAGCCAGCACGACTTCCACATCGCGAGCCTGATCGCCCACGTGGTGACCGGCGGCGATGTCGATGCCGGCAGTCTCGTCACCGAGGAGTACCTGATGACCCTCGAACGCAAGGCCTTCTGCTCGCTGATCGTCCATCCGAAAACGCAAGAGCGAATCATGGGCATGCTCTCCACGGGCAAGCCCGTCCGCAACTGA
- a CDS encoding acetyl-CoA C-acyltransferase has protein sequence MKQIQDAYIVSATRTPIGKSHRGYFRNYRPDDLLATTLKSALAAVPNLDPKVIEDIICGCAIPEAQQGLNVARIGAVLAGLPTSVGGITVNRFCASGLSAVQMAADRIRVGEAEVMIAAGVESMSMVPMMGNSPSLSPSIFERDGDVGIAYGMGLTAEKVAQQWKVSRDAQDAFALQSHQRALAAQQAGEFAAEITPIEVTDRIPDLATGEVITKKRTVNLDEGARPDTTIEGLAKLRTVFAARGTVTAGNSSQTSDGAGALILASEKACKQFDLKPLARFVSFASKGVPPHIMGIGPIEAIPAALRYAGLTQDQIDWFELNEAFAAQSLAVMNTLGLDPAKVNPMGGAIALGHPLGATGAIRSATVVHALQRKKLKYGMVTMCVGMGQGAAGIFERV, from the coding sequence ATGAAACAGATTCAAGACGCCTACATCGTTTCCGCGACCCGCACGCCGATCGGCAAGTCGCATCGCGGTTACTTCCGCAACTACCGGCCGGACGACCTGCTCGCCACCACGCTGAAATCGGCGCTCGCGGCGGTGCCGAACCTCGATCCGAAGGTGATCGAGGACATCATCTGCGGCTGCGCGATCCCCGAGGCGCAGCAGGGCCTGAACGTCGCGCGCATCGGCGCGGTGCTGGCGGGCCTGCCGACCAGCGTCGGCGGCATCACGGTCAACCGCTTCTGCGCTTCCGGCCTGTCGGCGGTGCAGATGGCGGCCGATCGCATCCGCGTCGGCGAAGCCGAGGTGATGATCGCGGCCGGCGTGGAGAGCATGAGCATGGTGCCGATGATGGGCAACTCGCCCTCGCTGTCGCCATCGATCTTCGAGCGCGACGGCGACGTGGGCATCGCCTACGGCATGGGCCTCACGGCCGAGAAGGTCGCGCAGCAGTGGAAGGTCAGCCGCGACGCGCAGGACGCCTTCGCGCTGCAATCGCACCAGCGTGCGCTCGCCGCGCAGCAGGCCGGCGAATTCGCCGCCGAGATCACGCCGATCGAGGTGACGGACCGCATCCCCGATCTCGCGACCGGCGAAGTGATCACCAAGAAGCGCACCGTCAATCTCGACGAGGGCGCGCGCCCCGACACCACGATCGAAGGCCTCGCCAAGCTGCGCACCGTGTTCGCCGCGCGTGGCACAGTGACCGCCGGCAACAGCTCGCAGACCTCGGACGGCGCGGGCGCGCTGATCCTGGCGAGCGAGAAGGCCTGCAAGCAGTTCGACTTGAAGCCGCTCGCGCGCTTCGTGAGCTTCGCGAGCAAGGGTGTTCCGCCGCACATCATGGGCATCGGCCCGATCGAGGCGATCCCGGCCGCGCTGCGCTACGCCGGCCTCACGCAGGACCAGATCGATTGGTTCGAGCTCAACGAAGCCTTCGCCGCGCAGTCGCTCGCGGTGATGAACACGCTGGGCCTCGATCCGGCCAAGGTCAATCCGATGGGCGGCGCGATCGCGCTGGGCCATCCGCTGGGTGCGACCGGCGCGATCCGCTCGGCCACCGTGGTCCATGCATTGCAGCGCAAGAAGCTCAAGTACGGCATGGTCACGATGTGCGTGGGCATGGGCCAGGGCGCCGCGGGGATCTTCGAGAGAGTCTGA
- a CDS encoding acyl-CoA thioesterase, whose translation MKTTHPLDKTLALAHSDIRAGHFTGTMGQDYWNMVGPFGGTTAAIMLQSVLKHPDLLGDPVALTVNYAAAVGPGAFEIQALPVRTNRSTQHWTIAMSQADAEGRLHVTTTGTVVTAVRRETWSANDLPMPDVPAPEAVPRLAIGPKGVAWLQRYEMRPVSGTLPTQWDGGGDHSETLMWLRDDPVRPLDFASLAALSDTFYPRVWLRRATPVPIGTVSITTYFHTDASLLAQVGSGYLLGRATGQQFRNGYFDQAAQLWSETGALLATSNQIVYFKE comes from the coding sequence ATGAAGACAACGCATCCCCTCGACAAGACCCTCGCGCTGGCGCACAGCGACATCCGGGCGGGGCATTTCACCGGCACCATGGGCCAGGACTACTGGAACATGGTCGGCCCCTTCGGCGGCACGACGGCGGCGATCATGCTGCAGTCGGTGCTGAAGCACCCCGACCTGCTCGGCGACCCGGTGGCGCTCACCGTGAACTACGCCGCCGCGGTCGGCCCCGGCGCGTTCGAGATCCAGGCGTTGCCGGTTCGCACCAACCGCTCGACGCAGCACTGGACCATCGCGATGTCGCAGGCCGACGCCGAGGGCCGCTTGCACGTCACGACCACCGGCACCGTGGTGACCGCGGTGCGCCGCGAGACCTGGAGCGCCAACGATCTGCCGATGCCCGATGTGCCCGCGCCCGAAGCGGTGCCGCGCCTCGCGATCGGGCCCAAGGGCGTCGCGTGGCTGCAGCGCTACGAGATGCGCCCGGTCAGCGGCACGCTGCCGACGCAATGGGACGGCGGCGGCGACCACAGCGAGACGCTCATGTGGCTGCGCGATGATCCGGTCCGTCCGCTGGACTTCGCGTCGCTCGCGGCGCTGAGCGATACCTTCTATCCGCGCGTGTGGCTGCGGCGCGCCACGCCGGTGCCGATCGGCACGGTGTCGATCACGACCTATTTCCATACCGACGCATCGCTGCTCGCGCAGGTGGGCAGCGGCTACCTGCTCGGCCGAGCCACGGGGCAGCAGTTCCGCAACGGCTATTTCGACCAGGCGGCGCAGCTCTGGAGCGAAACCGGCGCGCTGCTCGCGACCAGCAACCAGATCGTCTACTTCAAGGAATGA
- a CDS encoding SDR family oxidoreductase, with protein MASTKAALIVGAGDATGGAIARRFAREGYATCVTRRSLDKLQPLVAQIEAEGGRAHAFASDARKEEEVVALVEQIESTIGPIEVLVFNIGANVPESILTETARKYFKVWEMACFAGFLNAREVARRMVARELAAAGPPQGGRASPAGGGEAHEVASQGGLVTAEGAHRGTILFTGATASLRGGANFGAFSGAKMALRALAQSMARELGPRGIHVAHTIIDGAIDTEFIRTNFPERYALKAQDGILNPEHIADAYWMLHSQPRDAWTHELDLRPWSEKF; from the coding sequence ATGGCATCCACCAAGGCCGCACTGATCGTCGGCGCCGGCGACGCGACCGGCGGCGCGATCGCCCGCCGGTTCGCCCGCGAGGGCTATGCCACCTGCGTCACGCGCCGCAGCCTCGACAAGCTCCAGCCGCTGGTCGCGCAGATCGAAGCCGAGGGCGGCAGGGCGCATGCCTTCGCGAGCGATGCGCGCAAGGAAGAGGAGGTCGTCGCGCTCGTCGAGCAGATCGAATCCACCATCGGTCCGATCGAGGTGCTGGTGTTCAACATCGGGGCCAACGTGCCGGAGAGCATCCTCACCGAAACCGCGCGCAAGTACTTCAAGGTGTGGGAGATGGCCTGCTTCGCGGGCTTCCTCAACGCCCGGGAGGTCGCCAGGCGCATGGTGGCGCGCGAGCTGGCCGCCGCCGGGCCGCCCCAAGGCGGCCGAGCCTCCCCCGCGGGGGGTGGCGAAGCACACGAAGTGGCAAGCCAGGGGGGCCTGGTGACAGCGGAGGGCGCGCACCGGGGGACGATCCTGTTCACCGGCGCGACCGCCTCGTTGCGCGGCGGCGCCAACTTCGGCGCCTTCTCCGGCGCGAAGATGGCGCTGCGCGCGCTCGCCCAGAGCATGGCGCGCGAACTCGGCCCGCGCGGCATCCACGTCGCGCACACGATCATCGACGGCGCGATCGACACCGAGTTCATCCGCACCAACTTCCCCGAGCGCTATGCATTGAAGGCGCAGGATGGCATCCTCAACCCCGAGCACATCGCCGATGCCTACTGGATGCTGCATTCGCAGCCGCGCGATGCCTGGACCCACGAGCTCGACCTGCGCCCGTGGTCCGAAAAGTTCTGA
- a CDS encoding 2-hydroxychromene-2-carboxylate isomerase, with protein MTKSVEFYFDLGSPASYLAATQLPGLCAEANAELVWKPMLLGGVFQATGNHSPATIPAKAPYMVADLARFARRYGVPFSFNPHFPVNTLLLMRGATGLQMREPERFAAYVDAMYRAMWAVPRNLNDPATVGAVLQEAGFDAAKILALANAQDVKDRLKAVTQEAVERGVFGAPTMFVGRQMFWGQDRLDFVREALDA; from the coding sequence ATGACGAAATCCGTCGAGTTCTATTTCGACCTCGGCAGCCCCGCTTCGTATCTGGCCGCGACGCAACTGCCGGGCCTGTGCGCCGAGGCGAATGCCGAACTGGTGTGGAAGCCGATGCTTCTCGGCGGCGTGTTCCAGGCCACCGGCAACCACTCGCCGGCGACGATCCCGGCCAAGGCGCCCTACATGGTCGCGGACCTGGCGCGCTTCGCCCGCCGCTACGGCGTGCCGTTCAGCTTCAACCCGCATTTCCCGGTCAACACGCTGCTGCTGATGCGCGGCGCGACCGGCCTGCAGATGCGCGAGCCGGAGCGCTTCGCAGCCTACGTCGATGCGATGTACCGCGCCATGTGGGCCGTGCCGCGCAACCTGAACGATCCCGCGACGGTCGGCGCGGTGCTGCAGGAAGCCGGCTTCGATGCCGCGAAAATACTGGCCCTGGCCAATGCCCAGGACGTGAAGGACCGCCTCAAGGCGGTCACGCAGGAGGCGGTGGAGCGCGGCGTGTTCGGCGCGCCCACCATGTTCGTTGGCCGGCAGATGTTCTGGGGCCAGGACCGGCTCGATTTCGTGCGCGAGGCGCTCGACGCCTGA
- a CDS encoding enoyl-CoA hydratase encodes MSDILVHTEAGVMTITFNRLDKKNSITSAMYAELADALAKAEQDSAVRTVLIQGDATVFSAGNDIGDFLNAPPSTQESPVFRFLRGIAGFPKPIVAAVCGPAVGIGTTMLFHCDLVYAGDNAAFSMPFVNLGLCPEAASSLLVPQMFGYHRAAEALLLGDPFMAEAALEIGFVNRVVPPTECNAIAQAQARKLAAKPLSALVETKRLMKKSQQSTVLERMGEEGQSFGRMLREPAAREAFTAFMEKRKPDFSKV; translated from the coding sequence ATGAGCGACATCCTCGTCCACACCGAAGCCGGTGTGATGACCATCACCTTCAACCGTCTCGACAAGAAGAACTCGATCACGAGCGCGATGTACGCCGAGCTCGCCGATGCGCTGGCAAAGGCCGAGCAGGACAGCGCGGTCCGCACCGTGCTGATCCAGGGCGACGCCACCGTCTTCAGCGCCGGCAACGACATCGGCGACTTCCTCAACGCCCCGCCCTCCACGCAGGAATCGCCGGTGTTCCGCTTCCTGCGCGGCATCGCGGGCTTTCCGAAGCCGATCGTGGCAGCGGTCTGCGGCCCGGCGGTGGGCATCGGGACCACGATGCTGTTCCATTGCGACCTCGTCTATGCGGGGGACAACGCCGCCTTCTCGATGCCCTTCGTGAACCTGGGCCTCTGCCCCGAGGCGGCTTCGAGCTTGCTGGTGCCGCAGATGTTCGGCTATCACCGTGCCGCCGAGGCTCTGCTGCTGGGCGACCCCTTCATGGCCGAAGCGGCGCTGGAAATCGGCTTCGTCAACCGCGTGGTGCCGCCGACCGAATGCAATGCGATCGCCCAGGCGCAGGCGCGCAAGCTGGCGGCCAAGCCGCTGAGCGCGCTCGTCGAGACCAAGCGCCTGATGAAGAAGTCGCAGCAATCCACAGTGCTGGAACGCATGGGCGAGGAAGGCCAGAGCTTCGGCCGCATGCTGCGCGAACCGGCCGCACGCGAGGCCTTCACGGCCTTCATGGAAAAGCGCAAGCCAGACTTCTCGAAGGTCTGA
- a CDS encoding acyl-CoA thioesterase, which translates to MSASPSANVAATLKSLPADMELVLKVIPMPADCNANGDIFGGWVMAQCDLAGSVIPARYAKGRMATVAVNEFVFKQPVRLGDILSFYSKLVKIGRTSITVTVEVFAERFRAQGEYIKVTEATFTYVAIDDNGRPRPIASE; encoded by the coding sequence ATGTCCGCTTCTCCCAGTGCCAACGTGGCCGCCACGCTCAAGAGCCTGCCCGCCGACATGGAGCTGGTGCTCAAGGTCATCCCGATGCCGGCCGACTGCAACGCCAACGGCGACATCTTCGGCGGCTGGGTGATGGCGCAGTGCGACCTGGCCGGCTCCGTCATCCCGGCGCGCTACGCCAAGGGCCGCATGGCGACGGTCGCAGTCAATGAATTCGTCTTCAAGCAGCCGGTCCGGCTGGGCGACATCCTGTCGTTCTACTCGAAGCTGGTGAAGATCGGGCGCACCTCGATCACGGTCACGGTCGAGGTCTTCGCCGAGCGCTTCCGGGCGCAGGGCGAGTACATCAAGGTGACCGAGGCCACCTTTACCTACGTGGCGATCGACGACAACGGCCGCCCTCGGCCGATCGCCAGCGAGTGA
- a CDS encoding ABCB family ABC transporter ATP-binding protein/permease, translated as MRRGGEALSSPHHVSASEPARSDRSDWATLRRLFPYLWRYKWRVLAALAFMVGAKVANVGVPLLLKNLVDAMSIKPGSAASLLVVPIGLLLAYGLLRLSTSVFNELRELVFAKATEGAARSISLEVFRHLHSLSLRFHLERQTGGMTRDIERGTRGVHSLISMSLYSIVPTIIELTLVLSVLGVKFDALFVWITLAALVFYITFTVTVTEWRTQFRKTMNELDTMAQSRAVDSLLNYETVKYFNNEDFEAGRYDASLERYRRAAVKSQTTLSMLNAGQQFIIAISLVAMLYRATQGVVDGRMTLGDLVMVNAFMIQLYIPLNFLGVIYREIKQSLTDLDKMFVLLEREREVRDAPGALPLAGMDSTVRFEHVHFAYEAARPILKNVSFEIPAGKTVAVVGPSGSGKSTLARLLYRFYDVQQGHITIGGEDIRGVTQASVRQSIGIVPQDTVLFNDTIEFNIAYGRPGASRAEVEEAARAARIHDFIAHTPKGYETMVGERGLKLSGGEKQRVAIARTLLKNPPIVIFDEATSALDSANERAIQAELKSAARNKTTLVIAHRLSTVVDAHEILVLEGGVIVERGTHAELLASQGKYAQMWRLQKLEAEPVL; from the coding sequence ATGCGCCGCGGCGGCGAAGCCCTTTCATCCCCCCATCACGTGTCGGCCAGCGAGCCTGCGCGGAGCGACCGCTCCGACTGGGCCACCTTGCGCCGGCTGTTTCCCTATCTCTGGCGCTACAAGTGGCGCGTGCTGGCGGCGCTGGCCTTCATGGTCGGCGCCAAGGTCGCGAACGTCGGCGTGCCGCTCCTGCTCAAGAACCTGGTCGATGCCATGTCGATCAAGCCCGGCAGCGCGGCGTCGCTGCTGGTGGTGCCGATCGGGCTGCTGCTGGCGTACGGCCTGCTGCGGCTTTCGACCTCGGTCTTCAACGAGCTGCGCGAACTGGTTTTCGCCAAGGCGACCGAGGGCGCGGCGCGCAGCATCTCGCTGGAGGTGTTCCGCCACCTGCATTCGCTGAGCCTGCGCTTCCACCTGGAGCGCCAGACGGGCGGCATGACCCGCGACATCGAACGCGGCACGCGCGGCGTGCATTCGCTGATCTCGATGTCGCTCTACAGCATCGTGCCGACGATCATCGAGCTGACGCTGGTGCTCTCGGTGCTCGGCGTGAAGTTCGACGCGCTCTTCGTCTGGATCACGCTGGCCGCGCTGGTGTTCTACATCACCTTCACCGTGACGGTGACCGAGTGGCGCACCCAGTTCCGCAAGACGATGAACGAGCTCGACACGATGGCGCAGAGCCGCGCGGTCGATTCGCTGCTCAACTACGAGACGGTCAAGTACTTCAACAACGAGGACTTCGAGGCCGGACGCTACGACGCGAGCCTGGAGCGCTACCGCCGCGCCGCCGTCAAGAGCCAGACCACGCTGAGCATGCTCAACGCGGGCCAGCAGTTCATCATCGCGATCAGCCTCGTCGCGATGCTCTATCGCGCGACGCAGGGCGTGGTCGACGGGCGCATGACGCTCGGCGATCTCGTGATGGTCAACGCCTTCATGATCCAGCTCTACATCCCGCTGAACTTCCTTGGCGTGATCTACCGCGAGATCAAGCAGAGCCTGACCGACCTCGACAAGATGTTCGTGCTGCTCGAAAGAGAGCGCGAGGTGCGCGATGCGCCGGGCGCGCTCCCGCTGGCGGGCATGGATTCGACGGTGCGCTTCGAGCACGTGCACTTTGCCTATGAAGCCGCGCGGCCGATCCTCAAGAACGTGAGCTTCGAGATCCCCGCCGGCAAGACCGTCGCGGTGGTCGGGCCGTCGGGCTCGGGCAAGTCCACGCTCGCGCGACTGCTCTACCGCTTCTACGATGTCCAGCAGGGCCACATCACCATCGGCGGCGAAGACATCCGCGGCGTGACGCAGGCCAGCGTGCGGCAGTCGATCGGCATCGTGCCGCAGGACACGGTGCTCTTCAACGACACCATCGAGTTCAACATCGCCTACGGCCGTCCCGGTGCCAGCCGCGCCGAGGTCGAAGAGGCGGCGCGCGCCGCGCGGATCCACGACTTCATCGCGCACACGCCCAAGGGCTACGAGACGATGGTCGGCGAGCGCGGGCTGAAGCTCTCGGGCGGCGAGAAGCAGCGCGTGGCGATCGCGCGCACGCTGCTGAAGAACCCGCCGATCGTGATCTTCGATGAAGCGACTTCGGCGCTCGATTCCGCCAACGAGCGCGCGATCCAGGCCGAACTCAAGAGCGCGGCTCGCAACAAGACCACGCTGGTGATCGCGCACCGCCTGTCGACGGTGGTCGATGCGCACGAGATCCTCGTGCTCGAGGGCGGCGTGATCGTCGAGCGCGGCACGCACGCCGAACTGCTGGCCAGCCAGGGCAAGTACGCGCAGATGTGGAGATTGCAGAAGCTCGAGGCCGAGCCCGTGCTTTGA
- a CDS encoding 2-hydroxyacid dehydrogenase: protein MSGKIPLLVLNSLSSAHQARIAAVYDLTYAPTPAERTAAIAAHGAKYRAVLTIGVIGLTSEEIAAMPKLELVCAMGAGYERIAVEAARSRGIVVANGAGTNDDCVADHAFGLLIGIVRRIRTLDRLCRDGVWREEIPQPPNVSGKKLGILGLGTIGQKIARRAAGFDMAVGYHNRKPREGAPHRYFDSLEALAQWADVLVVATPGGPGTRHLVNARVLDAIGPEGYLVNISRGSVVDTEALAAALRSGRIAGAGLDVYESEPRRPEPLIGLDNVLLTPHMAGWSPEATQASVDRFMANADGHFAGRGVVSPV from the coding sequence ATGTCCGGGAAGATCCCCCTCTTGGTATTGAACAGTCTTTCGAGCGCGCACCAGGCGCGGATCGCGGCGGTCTACGACCTGACCTACGCGCCCACGCCGGCCGAGCGCACGGCGGCCATTGCCGCGCATGGCGCGAAATACCGCGCGGTGCTGACGATCGGCGTCATCGGCCTCACGTCGGAAGAAATCGCGGCGATGCCGAAGCTCGAACTCGTGTGCGCGATGGGCGCGGGCTATGAGCGCATCGCGGTGGAAGCGGCGCGTTCGCGCGGCATCGTGGTCGCGAACGGCGCCGGAACCAACGACGACTGTGTGGCGGACCATGCCTTCGGCCTGCTGATCGGCATCGTGCGACGCATCCGCACGCTCGACCGCTTGTGCCGCGACGGGGTCTGGCGCGAGGAGATCCCGCAGCCACCCAATGTCTCGGGCAAGAAGCTCGGCATCCTCGGGCTCGGCACCATCGGGCAGAAGATCGCCAGGCGCGCCGCGGGTTTCGACATGGCGGTCGGCTATCACAACCGCAAGCCGCGCGAGGGCGCGCCGCATCGCTATTTCGACAGCCTGGAAGCGCTGGCCCAATGGGCCGACGTGCTGGTCGTGGCGACGCCCGGCGGCCCCGGCACGCGGCATCTGGTCAATGCCAGGGTGCTCGATGCGATCGGGCCGGAGGGCTACCTGGTGAACATCTCGCGCGGCAGCGTCGTCGACACCGAGGCGCTGGCGGCCGCGCTGCGCTCGGGGCGCATCGCCGGCGCGGGGCTCGATGTGTACGAGAGCGAGCCCCGGCGTCCCGAGCCGCTGATCGGCCTCGACAACGTGCTGCTGACGCCGCACATGGCCGGCTGGTCTCCCGAGGCGACGCAGGCGTCGGTCGACCGGTTCATGGCGAACGCCGACGGGCACTTCGCCGGCCGGGGCGTCGTGTCGCCGGTCTAG